The Gloeomargarita lithophora Alchichica-D10 genomic sequence TCGTGCCGCCTCTGGGTGAAGATGGATTGGCTCTATTTACTATACTAGGACGGAACCGCCGCTGGGGTGACCCCGCCATGTTTACCGGGCTGATCCACACCTTAGGGCAAGTGGTGACCCAGACCCAGAACCGGCTGACCATTGCCGCCCCCATGAGCTATTTCCCGGATGTGGCGGTGGGGGATAGCATTGCCGTAGATGGGGTGTGCCTGACGGTGACGGCCTACGATAGCCAGGGCTTTACGGCGGCCACCTCCCCGGAGACCCGTCAGCGTAGTACCTTGGGGCAACGGTTGTGGGTGAATTTGGAACCGGCCTTGCGGGTGGGGCAAAAATTGGGGGGGCATTTTGTCAGCGGCCATGTGGATGGGGTGGGCAGTTTAACCCGTAGTGAGCGGGTGGGTGGGGATTTTTGGGAACTGGATTTTAGTGCGCCCCCGGC encodes the following:
- a CDS encoding riboflavin synthase, whose translation is MFTGLIHTLGQVVTQTQNRLTIAAPMSYFPDVAVGDSIAVDGVCLTVTAYDSQGFTAATSPETRQRSTLGQRLWVNLEPALRVGQKLGGHFVSGHVDGVGSLTRSERVGGDFWELDFSAPPAVGRYLIPKGSIAVNGVSLTIAQVLGNGLQAAVIPLTYEATNLHHLRPGDPVNLEADVLGKYVEKFLQPGATNPALSENFLTQHGFMGSGSNLVQ